Proteins found in one Candidatus Krumholzibacteriia bacterium genomic segment:
- a CDS encoding ABC transporter permease has translation EKQAGILAWIVVMGMSALGGSMFPAEFLPEGVRNLSRLTLNYWAVEGYLDLIVRDGRLADVLPRTALLAGVGVVFAGVGQMLMQRRLREVVR, from the coding sequence CCGAGAAGCAGGCGGGGATCCTGGCGTGGATCGTGGTCATGGGCATGAGCGCGCTGGGCGGGAGCATGTTCCCCGCCGAATTCCTGCCCGAAGGCGTGCGCAACCTCTCGCGACTCACGCTGAACTACTGGGCGGTGGAGGGCTACCTCGACCTGATCGTCCGCGACGGCCGGCTGGCCGACGTGCTGCCGCGCACGGCCCTGCTGGCCGGCGTGGGCGTGGTGTTCGCCGGCGTGGGGCAGATGCTCATGCAACGGCGCCTGCGGGAGGTGGTGCGATGA